The Capra hircus breed San Clemente chromosome 2, ASM170441v1, whole genome shotgun sequence genome window below encodes:
- the NPPC gene encoding C-type natriuretic peptide precursor has product MHLSQLLACALLLSLLSLRPSEAKPGAPPKVPRTPPGEEVAEPQAAGGGQKKGDKTPGGGGANLKDDRSRLLRDLRVDTKSRAAWTRLLHEHPNARKYKGGNKKGLSKGCFGLKLDRIGSMSGLGC; this is encoded by the exons ATGCACCTCTCCCAGCTGCTGGCCTGCGCCCTGCTGCTCTCGCTCCTCTCGCTCCGGCCCTCCGAAGCCAAGCCCGGGGCGCCGCCAAAG GTCCCGCGAACTCCGCCCGGCGAGGAGGTGGCCGAGCCCCAGGCTGCGGGCGGCGGTCAGAAGAAGGGCGACAAGACTCCCGGGGGCGGCGGCGCCAATCTCAAGGACGACCGGTCGCGACTGCTTCGGGACCTGCGCGTGGACACCAAGTCCCGGGCGGCGTGGACCCGCCTGCTGCACGAGCACCCCAACGCGCGCAAATACAAAGGAGGCAACAAGAAGGGTTTGTCCAAGGGCTGCTTCGGCCTCAAGCTGGACAGGATCGGCTCCATGAGCGGCCTGGGTTGTTAG